The Collimonas fungivorans Ter331 genome has a segment encoding these proteins:
- a CDS encoding HAD family hydrolase produces the protein MAKQETAAVDLVIFDCDGTLVDSETVATEVMVDYLAELDMPLSAEVALARFKGGRMADCVAELEQMFGRSLPADFAKILRDRIAPALHQRLQPIEGALELVQSLKVPFCMASNGPLHQIKVSLSVTGLWPYFEGRIFSAYDVGSWKPAPDLFLHAARTMGVEPSRCAVVEDSLPGVQAGVAAGMQVFALQPEEVEAKLPKQAKVICRLAELHEHINIAG, from the coding sequence ATGGCAAAGCAGGAAACCGCAGCTGTAGATTTAGTGATTTTCGATTGCGACGGTACGCTGGTTGACAGCGAGACGGTGGCAACCGAGGTGATGGTGGACTACCTGGCCGAGCTGGACATGCCGCTGTCGGCCGAGGTGGCGCTGGCGCGCTTCAAGGGCGGCCGCATGGCCGATTGCGTGGCCGAGCTGGAGCAGATGTTCGGCCGCTCGCTGCCGGCCGATTTCGCCAAGATCCTGCGCGACCGTATCGCACCGGCGCTGCACCAGCGCCTGCAGCCGATCGAAGGCGCGCTGGAACTGGTGCAATCGCTGAAAGTGCCGTTTTGCATGGCCTCCAACGGGCCGTTGCACCAGATCAAGGTGTCGCTCAGCGTCACCGGCCTCTGGCCTTATTTCGAAGGCCGCATTTTCAGCGCCTACGACGTAGGTTCCTGGAAGCCGGCGCCGGACCTGTTCCTGCATGCCGCCAGGACCATGGGCGTCGAACCTTCGCGCTGCGCCGTAGTGGAAGATAGCCTGCCCGGCGTGCAGGCCGGCGTGGCGGCCGGCATGCAGGTATTCGCCTTGCAGCCGGAGGAGGTCGAAGCGAAGCTGCCGAAACAGGCTAAAGTGATTTGCCGGCTGGCGGAATTGCACGAGCATATCAATATCGCAGGGTAA
- a CDS encoding c-type cytochrome encodes MNRAFFPVVTSFFVAVLAFSSVAHAADAPKTQPAGPAKADPAKGEALYTNGDAARNITACVSCHGAAGASTISANPKLGGQHAAYIHKQLTNFQGADRSNPIMSPLAKLLTDDEMKNIAAYLDAQPAKPGAAKDKDSLALGKKIYRGGIAEKSVPACAGCHSPNGAGIPAQFPRIGGQHQDYTVTELTNFRSGARKNGPMMATIAKRMSDDEIKAVADYIAGLR; translated from the coding sequence ATGAACCGTGCGTTTTTTCCAGTAGTGACATCTTTCTTCGTTGCAGTGCTTGCGTTTTCCTCGGTTGCCCATGCGGCGGATGCGCCGAAGACTCAACCCGCCGGGCCTGCCAAAGCGGATCCAGCCAAGGGCGAAGCACTGTATACCAATGGCGACGCAGCGCGCAACATCACCGCTTGCGTCTCCTGCCACGGAGCGGCAGGCGCCTCGACCATCAGCGCCAACCCGAAATTGGGCGGCCAGCATGCGGCATACATCCACAAGCAATTGACCAATTTCCAGGGCGCCGACCGCAGCAACCCGATCATGTCGCCGCTGGCCAAACTGCTGACCGACGATGAAATGAAAAACATCGCCGCCTACCTGGATGCGCAGCCGGCCAAGCCGGGCGCCGCCAAGGACAAGGATAGTCTGGCGCTGGGCAAGAAAATCTATCGCGGCGGGATTGCCGAAAAGAGCGTTCCGGCCTGCGCCGGCTGCCACAGCCCGAACGGCGCCGGCATTCCGGCCCAGTTCCCGCGCATCGGCGGCCAGCATCAGGACTACACGGTGACCGAGCTGACCAACTTCCGCAGCGGCGCCCGCAAGAACGGCCCGATGATGGCGACGATCGCCAAGCGCATGTCGGATGATGAAATCAAGGCAGTTGCCGATTACATCGCCGGACTGAGATAA
- the ccsB gene encoding c-type cytochrome biogenesis protein CcsB, with translation MELTQTYSPPSSFIKRLSVLDWLFAVALVAASLFALNRYGSHMDYYEKGVLLLAAPTFSWLGWHWKSVRWLMALLALLSLSAIAMYGGVLDMANQKFFLKYMLSSQSAILWMSTLFFLSTLFFWGGLVTRSDFGASIGSKLCWAAVVMGFTGMLVRWYESYLIGADIGHIPISNLYEVFVLFSLITALFYLYYEQHYRTRQLGAFVLLVISAAVGFLLWYMVSRDAAEIQPLVPALQSWWMKIHVPANFIGYGTFALSAMVAVAYLLKSHGYLVDRLPALEVLDDVMYKAIAVGFTFFTIATILGALWAAEAWGGYWSWDPKETWALIVWLNYAAWLHMRLMKGLRGQVAAWWALIGLLVTTFAFLGVNMFLSGLHSYGEL, from the coding sequence ATGGAACTGACGCAAACGTATTCCCCACCCAGCAGCTTTATCAAGCGCCTGTCGGTGCTCGACTGGCTGTTCGCCGTGGCGCTGGTGGCGGCATCGCTGTTCGCCCTGAACCGCTACGGCAGCCATATGGACTACTACGAAAAAGGCGTGCTGCTGCTGGCCGCGCCGACGTTCTCCTGGCTCGGCTGGCACTGGAAGTCGGTGCGCTGGCTGATGGCTTTGCTGGCGCTGCTGTCGTTGTCGGCGATCGCCATGTATGGCGGCGTGCTGGACATGGCCAACCAGAAATTCTTCCTGAAATACATGCTCTCCAGCCAGTCGGCGATCCTGTGGATGAGCACGCTGTTTTTTCTGTCGACCCTGTTCTTCTGGGGCGGCTTGGTCACGCGCTCTGACTTTGGCGCATCGATCGGCTCCAAGCTGTGCTGGGCGGCGGTGGTGATGGGCTTCACCGGCATGCTGGTGCGCTGGTACGAGTCTTACCTGATCGGCGCCGATATCGGCCATATCCCTATCTCCAACCTGTATGAAGTATTCGTGCTGTTCAGTCTGATCACCGCGCTGTTTTACCTGTACTACGAACAGCATTACCGCACCCGGCAGCTGGGCGCGTTCGTGCTGCTGGTGATTTCGGCCGCGGTCGGCTTCCTGCTGTGGTACATGGTGTCGCGCGACGCCGCCGAAATCCAGCCGCTGGTGCCGGCGCTGCAGAGCTGGTGGATGAAGATCCACGTACCGGCCAATTTCATCGGCTACGGCACGTTTGCGCTGTCGGCGATGGTGGCGGTGGCTTACCTGCTGAAATCGCATGGCTACCTGGTTGACCGCCTGCCGGCGCTGGAAGTGCTGGACGACGTCATGTACAAGGCGATCGCGGTCGGCTTCACCTTCTTTACCATCGCCACCATTCTCGGTGCGCTGTGGGCGGCCGAAGCCTGGGGCGGCTACTGGTCTTGGGATCCGAAGGAAACCTGGGCGCTGATCGTCTGGCTCAACTACGCGGCCTGGCTGCACATGCGGCTGATGAAGGGCCTGCGCGGCCAGGTTGCAGCCTGGTGGGCGCTGATCGGCCTGCTGGTGACGACCTTTGCTTTCCTCGGCGTGAACATGTTCCTGTCCGGCCTGCATTCGTACGGAGAACTTTGA
- a CDS encoding sulfite oxidase heme-binding subunit YedZ: MFNPTPRQFKFLKAFLFALALLPAARLLLFGFTDRLGANPIEFITRSSGDWTLYFLCLTLAVTPLRRFTNWNWLIKLRRMLGLFSFFYACLHFTTFLWFDHFFDVGEMLKDVVKRPFITVGFIAFVLLIPLALTSTNGMIRRLGGKRWQWLHRSLYAISMLGILHFWWMRAGKHNFEKPIVFGTIVALLLLVRVYFALRSRSSQQTSAQKRQVTPTPT; encoded by the coding sequence ATGTTCAATCCGACGCCCAGGCAATTCAAGTTCCTGAAAGCCTTCCTGTTCGCACTGGCCTTGCTGCCGGCGGCGCGGCTGCTGCTGTTCGGCTTTACCGACCGCCTGGGCGCCAATCCTATCGAATTCATCACGCGCAGCAGCGGCGACTGGACGCTCTATTTCCTGTGCCTCACCTTGGCGGTGACGCCGCTGCGGCGTTTCACCAACTGGAACTGGCTCATCAAATTACGGCGTATGCTGGGTCTGTTCTCCTTCTTTTATGCCTGCCTGCATTTCACGACATTCCTCTGGTTCGATCATTTCTTCGACGTCGGCGAGATGCTCAAGGACGTCGTCAAGCGCCCGTTCATTACCGTCGGCTTCATTGCTTTCGTGCTGCTCATACCACTGGCGCTGACCAGCACCAACGGCATGATCCGCCGCCTCGGAGGCAAACGCTGGCAGTGGCTGCACCGCAGCCTGTATGCGATTTCCATGCTGGGCATCTTGCATTTCTGGTGGATGCGCGCCGGCAAGCATAATTTCGAAAAGCCGATTGTGTTCGGCACTATCGTCGCCTTGCTGCTGCTGGTGCGGGTGTACTTCGCATTACGTAGCCGCAGCAGCCAGCAGACCTCGGCTCAGAAGCGCCAGGTAACGCCTACCCCGACCTGA
- the msrP gene encoding protein-methionine-sulfoxide reductase catalytic subunit MsrP, whose translation MPLYRRPNGIDLPFSSEITPREVFESRRSFMRQLAVGAAGAGGLLELAAGEAWAQASGAQKLAAKANPAYVVMDKATPFKDATTYNNFYEFGTEKTDPAENAGTLKTRPWTIAIEGEVKKPLTLDIDSLLKLAPLEERIYRLRCVEGWSMVIPWIGYSLSALIKKVEPTGNAKYVEFTTLADNRQMPGLRAPVLEWPYIEGLRMDEAMHPLALLTFGMYGQVLPNQNGAPVRMVLPWKYGFKSAKSIVKIRFLKEQPRTAWNIAAAREYGFYSNVNPDVDHPRWSQATERRIGEDGFFTKKRKTLMFNGYNEVAPLYAGMDLKKFF comes from the coding sequence ATGCCGCTCTATCGTCGCCCCAACGGAATCGATCTTCCGTTTTCTTCTGAAATCACGCCGCGTGAAGTATTTGAATCGCGCCGCAGCTTCATGCGGCAACTTGCCGTGGGCGCGGCGGGCGCGGGCGGATTGCTGGAACTGGCGGCGGGCGAGGCCTGGGCCCAGGCCAGCGGCGCCCAGAAACTGGCGGCGAAGGCCAATCCTGCATATGTGGTGATGGACAAGGCGACGCCTTTCAAGGACGCCACTACCTACAACAATTTCTACGAATTCGGCACCGAAAAAACCGATCCTGCCGAAAATGCCGGGACATTAAAAACACGGCCATGGACCATTGCCATCGAAGGCGAAGTCAAGAAACCGCTGACCCTGGATATCGACAGCTTGCTGAAACTGGCGCCGCTGGAAGAGCGTATCTACCGGCTGCGCTGCGTCGAGGGCTGGTCGATGGTGATTCCCTGGATCGGCTATTCCCTGTCTGCATTGATCAAGAAAGTGGAGCCGACCGGCAACGCCAAGTACGTTGAATTCACAACCCTCGCCGATAACCGCCAGATGCCGGGTTTGCGTGCGCCGGTGCTGGAATGGCCGTATATCGAAGGCTTGCGCATGGATGAAGCCATGCATCCGCTGGCCCTGCTGACCTTCGGCATGTACGGACAGGTATTGCCGAACCAGAACGGCGCGCCGGTGCGCATGGTGCTGCCCTGGAAGTATGGCTTCAAATCGGCCAAGTCGATCGTCAAGATCCGCTTCCTCAAGGAACAGCCGCGCACGGCCTGGAATATCGCCGCCGCGCGCGAGTACGGTTTTTATTCCAACGTCAATCCGGATGTCGATCATCCGCGCTGGTCGCAAGCCACCGAGCGCCGCATCGGCGAAGACGGTTTCTTTACCAAGAAGCGCAAGACCCTGATGTTCAACGGCTACAATGAAGTTGCTCCGCTGTATGCCGGCATGGACTTGAAGAAGTTCTTCTAG
- a CDS encoding cytochrome c biogenesis protein ResB: MSTSNNEIKVDEITTAGIQLKTSRRWLADAVELLSSMRFAISLLTIIAIASVIGTVLKQNEPMPNYVNQFGPFWFEVFGKLGLYAVYSSWWFLLIMTFLVISTSLCIARNAPKMIKDVRSWRENVREQSLRNFHHKAEWTSATAPAELARQLAERIAAKGYKTKLMAKDNATLISAKQGAANKWGYIFAHSAIVIICIGGLLDSDLPIRAQQWLYGKTPFNGNGIIAQIPEEHRLGLGNPTFRGNTLIPEGSASSTAIIPQKDGVMIQDLPFTIQLKKFIIDFYSTGMPKLFASEVVIRDNADGHTFAATIKVNQPLIYKGIAVYQSSFEDGGSKLKLTAYPMAGAGTASFPVSGEVNGTTPLVNNGNTDYTIEWSGFRPFNVENMAQSGDDLRAVTKAKSLNQRLGEDLSSHLGNAAKSANKKDLRNVGPSVQYKLRDKTGQAREFSNYMQSIKVDDAYVFLAGVRDTPDEPFRYLRIPADDEDTVQEWMRMRAALLNPELRQAAAHRYAQRAIPESREGIATLRVQLEQSATRGLSLFAGNDKQAGGQAGYLAISKFLEQVPPQEQEKAADIFMKILNGSMWDLWQVAREKDGLKELPADEKHARFLQLATNALSDASFYNAPVYLQMTGFDEIKASVFQITRSPGKKVVYLGCLLLVLGVFSMLYVRERRLWVWIRPDKDATGQSHALMAMSSQRKTLDFEKEFEVLRTQLKQSEA; this comes from the coding sequence ATGAGCACTAGTAACAACGAAATCAAGGTCGACGAGATAACTACCGCGGGAATCCAGTTGAAAACCAGCCGGCGCTGGCTGGCCGACGCGGTGGAATTATTGTCGTCGATGCGGTTCGCCATCAGCCTGCTGACGATCATCGCGATCGCCTCGGTGATCGGCACGGTTCTCAAGCAGAATGAACCGATGCCGAACTACGTCAACCAGTTCGGTCCGTTCTGGTTCGAGGTGTTCGGCAAGCTGGGTTTGTATGCGGTGTATTCATCCTGGTGGTTCCTGCTGATCATGACCTTCCTGGTGATTTCGACTTCCCTCTGCATCGCGCGCAATGCGCCGAAGATGATCAAAGACGTGCGCAGCTGGCGTGAAAACGTGCGCGAACAGTCGCTGCGCAACTTCCACCACAAGGCGGAATGGACTTCGGCCACGGCGCCGGCCGAACTGGCGCGGCAGCTGGCGGAACGGATTGCCGCCAAAGGCTACAAGACCAAGCTGATGGCGAAAGACAACGCCACCCTGATCAGCGCCAAGCAGGGCGCCGCCAATAAATGGGGCTACATCTTTGCCCACAGCGCGATCGTGATCATCTGCATCGGCGGCCTGCTGGATTCGGACCTGCCGATACGCGCCCAGCAATGGCTGTATGGCAAAACGCCGTTCAACGGCAACGGCATCATCGCCCAGATCCCGGAAGAGCACAGGCTCGGGCTGGGCAATCCCACCTTCCGCGGCAATACCCTGATCCCGGAAGGCTCGGCCAGCAGCACCGCCATCATCCCGCAAAAAGACGGCGTGATGATCCAGGATTTGCCGTTCACCATCCAGCTCAAGAAATTCATCATCGATTTCTACAGCACCGGCATGCCCAAGCTGTTCGCCAGCGAAGTCGTGATCCGGGACAACGCCGACGGCCATACTTTCGCGGCCACCATCAAGGTCAACCAGCCCTTGATCTACAAGGGCATCGCGGTCTACCAGTCGAGCTTCGAAGACGGCGGCAGCAAACTCAAGCTGACCGCCTATCCGATGGCCGGCGCCGGCACAGCCAGCTTCCCGGTGAGCGGCGAAGTCAACGGCACCACGCCGTTAGTCAATAACGGCAATACCGACTATACGATTGAATGGTCTGGTTTCCGTCCGTTTAACGTGGAAAATATGGCGCAGTCGGGTGACGATCTGCGCGCCGTGACCAAGGCCAAGAGCCTCAACCAGCGCCTGGGCGAGGATCTGAGCAGCCACCTTGGCAATGCGGCGAAAAGCGCCAACAAGAAGGATTTGAGGAATGTCGGCCCTAGCGTGCAGTACAAACTGCGCGACAAGACCGGCCAGGCGCGCGAATTCAGCAATTACATGCAGTCGATCAAGGTCGACGATGCCTATGTGTTTCTGGCCGGGGTGCGCGACACGCCGGACGAGCCGTTCCGCTATCTGCGCATCCCCGCCGATGACGAGGACACCGTGCAAGAGTGGATGCGCATGCGGGCAGCGCTGCTGAATCCGGAGCTGCGCCAGGCGGCGGCGCATCGTTATGCCCAGCGCGCGATTCCCGAAAGCCGCGAGGGCATCGCCACCCTGCGCGTCCAGCTGGAGCAATCGGCCACGCGCGGCTTGTCCCTGTTTGCGGGCAACGACAAACAGGCGGGCGGACAGGCAGGATATTTGGCGATTTCCAAGTTCCTGGAGCAGGTGCCGCCGCAGGAGCAAGAGAAAGCCGCGGACATCTTCATGAAGATCCTCAACGGCAGCATGTGGGATTTGTGGCAGGTTGCGCGGGAGAAAGATGGCCTGAAAGAACTACCGGCCGATGAAAAGCACGCCCGCTTCCTGCAGCTGGCTACCAATGCACTGTCGGATGCAAGCTTCTATAATGCGCCTGTATATCTGCAAATGACCGGTTTTGACGAGATCAAGGCCTCGGTGTTCCAGATCACCCGTTCGCCGGGCAAGAAGGTGGTGTACCTGGGCTGCCTGCTGCTGGTGCTGGGCGTGTTCTCGATGCTGTATGTGCGGGAGCGCAGGCTGTGGGTGTGGATCCGTCCGGATAAGGATGCGACGGGGCAGTCGCATGCATTGATGGCGATGAGTTCGCAGCGCAAGACGCTGGATTTCGAAAAAGAATTTGAAGTGTTAAGAACACAATTAAAGCAGTCTGAAGCATAG